The following coding sequences are from one Dermacentor andersoni chromosome 5, qqDerAnde1_hic_scaffold, whole genome shotgun sequence window:
- the LOC126530950 gene encoding methylmalonyl-CoA epimerase, mitochondrial-like, translating into MQSLLRAFVQAAGRPIVRSLQTSSITCQKWKILRLNHVAVATLQLEKLASFYRDTLGLKVSEPVPQNEHGVTTVFVDVGNTKFELLLPLGDKSPIGNFLEKNKGGGAHHVCLEVDDIEAAVADLKQKGIRTLAEKTRIGAHGKPVMFLHPKDCGGVLVELEQA; encoded by the exons ATGCAGTCGCTGCTTCGCGCGTTTGTCCAAGCTGCGGGCAGGCCCATCGTGCGGTCGCTACAAACGTCGTCGATTACTTGCCAGAAATGGAAAATCCTCAGACTAAACCACGTTGCTGTTGCAACACTCCAACTGGAGAAGCTCGCCAGTTTCTATCGGGACACCCTAGGGCTCAAG GTCAGCGAACCGGTTCCCCAGAACGAGCACGGCGTCACTACGGTGTTCGTCGACGTCGGCAACACGAAGTTCGAACTCCTACTGCCCTTGGGTGACAAGAGCCCCATCGGCAACTTTCTGGAGAAGAACAAGGGGGGTGGCGCCCACCACGTTTGCTTGGAAGTCGACGACATCGAGGCAGCCGTGGCCGACCTGAAGCAGAAGGGCATCCGCACACTGGCCGAAAAGACGCGCATCGGAGCACACGGGAAGCCGGTCATGTTCTTGCACCCAAAGGATTGCGGGGGCGTCCTAGTAGAGCTGGAGCAGGCGTAG